In the genome of Streptomyces sp. NBC_00190, one region contains:
- a CDS encoding LysR family transcriptional regulator ArgP, with protein sequence MDELPLDQVRTLLAAVDEGTFDAAAAVLHVTPSAVSQRVKALEQRTGRVLLMRTKPVRATESGEVVVRFARQLARLERDARAELGMAEGSGPVRLPIAVNADSLAIWFLTAMARVEQDPPVCIELHREDESHTTALLREGQVMAAVTSAPDPVAGCSVRMLGLARYLPVASPDFAAGHLAGAPAQDLRRAPVIVFDRKDELQDRFVRSLTGDAASGAGPVRHSVPTSEGYRDAVVAGLGWGMVPEQQARPLVRTGELVLLAPRRPLDVPLYWQQWKLDSPALSMVARVVAEAAGQALRRPSRTTP encoded by the coding sequence ATGGATGAGCTTCCTCTCGACCAGGTACGGACGCTGCTGGCGGCGGTGGACGAAGGAACCTTCGACGCCGCGGCGGCCGTCCTGCACGTGACCCCGTCCGCGGTCAGCCAGCGGGTCAAGGCACTGGAGCAGCGGACCGGGCGGGTGCTGCTGATGCGGACGAAGCCGGTGCGGGCGACGGAATCCGGGGAGGTGGTGGTCCGCTTCGCCCGGCAGCTGGCCCGGCTGGAGCGCGACGCGCGGGCTGAGCTGGGGATGGCCGAAGGGTCGGGACCGGTGCGGCTACCGATCGCGGTGAACGCGGACTCCCTCGCCATCTGGTTCCTGACGGCGATGGCGCGGGTGGAGCAGGATCCGCCCGTCTGCATCGAACTGCACCGCGAGGACGAGTCCCACACGACGGCGCTGCTGCGGGAGGGCCAGGTGATGGCGGCGGTGACCTCCGCGCCGGATCCGGTCGCGGGGTGCAGCGTACGGATGCTGGGCCTGGCGCGGTACCTGCCGGTGGCGAGTCCGGATTTCGCGGCAGGCCACCTGGCGGGCGCGCCGGCCCAGGACCTGAGGCGGGCGCCGGTGATCGTCTTCGACCGGAAGGACGAGCTCCAGGACCGCTTCGTGCGGTCGCTGACCGGGGACGCGGCGAGCGGTGCGGGGCCGGTGCGGCACTCCGTACCGACGTCGGAGGGATACCGCGACGCGGTGGTCGCGGGGCTGGGGTGGGGGATGGTTCCGGAGCAGCAGGCGAGGCCGTTGGTACGGACGGGGGAGCTGGTGCTGCTGGCGCCGCGGCGGCCGTTGGACGTGCCGCTGTACTGGCAGCAGTGGAAGCTGGATTCGCCGGCCCTGTCCATGGTGGCGCGGGTGGTCGCGGAGGCGGCCGGGCAGGCGCTCCGCAGACCCTCGCGGACGACCCCCTGA
- a CDS encoding MmcQ/YjbR family DNA-binding protein yields MGTTARDVRTIALSLPDSSEKLAWGMPTFRVGGKIFAALGDDDTSIGVKCPKEDRAELIAAEPEKFFVREGHDDDYAWLRVRLEAVEDEGELRSILVDSWLQAAPKRLAAAHRELSADGAD; encoded by the coding sequence ATGGGCACCACCGCCAGGGACGTCCGCACGATCGCGCTGTCGCTGCCGGACAGCAGCGAGAAGCTCGCCTGGGGCATGCCGACCTTCCGGGTGGGCGGGAAGATCTTCGCCGCGCTCGGTGACGACGACACCTCGATAGGGGTGAAGTGCCCCAAGGAGGACCGGGCCGAGCTGATCGCGGCGGAGCCGGAGAAGTTCTTCGTGCGCGAAGGCCACGACGACGACTACGCCTGGCTGCGGGTCCGCCTGGAGGCGGTGGAGGACGAGGGCGAACTGCGTTCGATCCTGGTCGACTCCTGGCTCCAGGCGGCCCCCAAGCGGCTGGCGGCGGCCCACCGGGAACTGTCGGCGGACGGCGCGGACTGA
- a CDS encoding transketolase family protein: MDTMRERFISVTSDLLGEDPRLALVLAEITMDGFRPAQERHPDRLINVGIREQLLVGVGGGLALTGLRPVVHTFASFLVERPFEQVKLDFGHQATGGVLVSASASYDWPAGGFTHMAPGDVALLDTLDGWTVHVPGHPDEAEALLRHAYAAGDDKVYVRLSQQSNASPRPVAGLGFRTVREGRAGVVVAVGPLLDNVLAATEGLDLTVLYAPTVRPFDAAAVREAAGRAAADVVLVEPYLAGTSTAAANDALAHVPHRVLGLGVARAELRRYGTIDEHTAAHGLDPRSLRERITAFRAPN; encoded by the coding sequence ATGGACACCATGCGGGAACGCTTCATCTCGGTCACGTCGGACCTCCTCGGCGAGGACCCCCGGCTTGCCCTGGTGCTCGCGGAGATCACCATGGACGGCTTCCGGCCCGCCCAGGAGCGGCACCCGGACCGGTTGATCAACGTCGGGATCAGGGAACAGCTCCTCGTCGGCGTCGGCGGCGGCCTGGCCCTCACCGGACTGCGGCCGGTCGTCCACACCTTTGCCAGCTTCCTCGTGGAGCGGCCGTTCGAGCAGGTCAAGCTGGACTTCGGGCACCAGGCCACGGGCGGCGTGCTCGTCAGCGCGAGCGCCAGCTACGACTGGCCGGCCGGCGGTTTCACGCACATGGCGCCAGGCGACGTGGCGCTGCTCGACACCCTCGACGGCTGGACGGTCCACGTCCCGGGCCACCCGGACGAGGCGGAGGCGCTCCTGCGCCACGCGTACGCCGCCGGTGACGACAAGGTGTACGTCCGGCTCTCCCAGCAGTCGAACGCGTCCCCGCGTCCGGTGGCGGGCCTGGGCTTCCGGACCGTACGGGAGGGGCGGGCGGGCGTGGTGGTCGCCGTCGGCCCGCTGCTGGACAACGTCCTGGCGGCGACGGAGGGCCTGGACCTCACGGTGCTGTACGCCCCCACCGTGCGCCCCTTCGACGCCGCGGCCGTGCGTGAGGCGGCCGGTCGCGCCGCCGCCGACGTGGTCCTCGTCGAGCCCTACCTCGCGGGCACCTCCACGGCGGCGGCGAACGACGCCTTGGCCCACGTCCCCCACCGGGTGCTGGGCCTGGGCGTGGCGCGGGCCGAACTGCGCCGCTACGGCACCATCGACGAGCACACCGCGGCGCACGGCCTGGACCCGCGGTCGCTGCGGGAGCGCATCACGGCATTCCGGGCGCCGAACTGA
- a CDS encoding GTP-binding protein — MVSTNGCDAPAPDSPPATLKILVAGGFGAGKTTFVSAVSEIEPLSTEELVSDLSRTADRLDGVEAKATTTVALDFGRITLDQGHVLYLFGTPGQHRFWFLWEELCAGALGAVVLADTRRLADCFPAVDFFERRGIGFIVAVNEFDGGHRYGPDEVREAVGLGPEVPVVRCDARLNSSGTGALAALVRHLLCTFKESSFTVSSSSSESGEPP, encoded by the coding sequence ATGGTCTCCACAAACGGCTGTGACGCGCCCGCCCCCGACTCCCCGCCCGCGACACTGAAGATCCTGGTCGCGGGCGGATTCGGGGCGGGCAAGACCACCTTCGTGAGCGCGGTGAGCGAAATCGAGCCGCTGAGCACGGAGGAGCTGGTGAGCGACCTCAGCCGGACCGCCGACCGGCTGGACGGGGTCGAGGCCAAGGCCACGACCACCGTCGCGCTGGACTTCGGCCGGATCACGCTCGACCAGGGCCACGTGCTCTACCTCTTCGGCACGCCCGGACAGCACCGCTTCTGGTTCCTGTGGGAGGAGCTGTGCGCGGGCGCGCTCGGGGCGGTGGTGCTCGCCGACACCCGCCGCCTCGCCGACTGCTTCCCCGCCGTGGACTTCTTCGAGCGGCGCGGGATCGGATTCATCGTCGCCGTCAACGAGTTCGACGGCGGTCACCGCTACGGGCCCGACGAGGTGCGCGAAGCGGTGGGGCTCGGGCCCGAGGTGCCCGTCGTACGGTGCGACGCGCGCCTGAACAGTTCGGGAACGGGGGCGCTGGCCGCTCTCGTCCGCCATCTCCTGTGCACGTTCAAGGAAAGCTCCTTCACAGTCAGCTCTTCGTCTTCGGAGTCGGGGGAACCGCCATGA
- a CDS encoding NUDIX hydrolase, with protein MPHRPSPDEVRAYYATQPSPLVAVTGIVLDTRGRVLVLTTSYKADLELPGGTVEDTETPEAGLARELEQELGLTVPVGRLLAVDSRPPGPLGRSLVVHVHLVGPLPPDEAAVLSFPDGEITGAHWLRPEEAGEALPARIAPRLRAGLAALHTGSVAHLLDGVPQPGSPAGLNPADRAALEHAGMLDAAGHRASRPKALAGASVLFTDADGAILLVRPAYGDTSRWQLPGGGIDSDLGETPRAAARREVHEEIGLDLAPGRLLAVDWSHKPGRLARVRFLYDGGVLGSSALARIRLNPGEHLEWRTAARAELRGLVKPSLRRRIKAGLAARTTATAPLELQAGRPVETP; from the coding sequence GTGCCCCACCGCCCCTCCCCCGACGAGGTGCGGGCGTACTACGCCACCCAGCCCTCCCCGCTCGTGGCCGTCACCGGGATCGTCCTGGACACGCGCGGGCGGGTCCTCGTGCTGACCACCTCGTACAAGGCGGATCTGGAACTGCCGGGCGGCACGGTGGAGGACACCGAGACGCCGGAGGCGGGGCTGGCGCGCGAGCTGGAGCAGGAGCTGGGCCTCACGGTGCCCGTCGGCCGGCTGCTCGCGGTGGACTCCCGGCCGCCGGGCCCGCTCGGGCGCTCCCTCGTGGTGCACGTCCACCTCGTCGGTCCGCTGCCGCCGGACGAGGCCGCCGTGCTCTCCTTCCCGGACGGCGAGATCACCGGGGCCCACTGGCTCCGGCCGGAGGAGGCCGGTGAGGCCCTCCCCGCCCGTATCGCGCCCCGGCTGCGCGCCGGACTGGCCGCCCTGCACACCGGCTCCGTGGCGCATCTGCTCGACGGGGTGCCCCAGCCCGGTTCCCCGGCCGGCCTCAACCCGGCAGACCGGGCCGCCCTGGAACACGCGGGCATGCTCGACGCCGCGGGCCACCGCGCCAGCCGCCCGAAGGCGCTGGCGGGGGCGAGCGTGCTGTTCACCGACGCCGACGGCGCGATCCTGCTGGTGCGGCCCGCGTACGGCGACACCAGCCGCTGGCAGCTGCCCGGCGGCGGCATCGACAGCGACCTCGGCGAGACCCCGCGCGCCGCCGCCCGGCGCGAGGTCCACGAGGAGATCGGCCTCGACCTCGCCCCGGGGCGTCTGCTGGCCGTCGACTGGTCCCACAAACCGGGCCGTCTGGCCCGCGTCCGCTTCCTCTACGACGGCGGCGTCCTCGGCTCGTCGGCGCTGGCCCGGATCCGGCTCAACCCCGGCGAGCACCTCGAATGGCGCACGGCCGCCCGGGCCGAACTCCGGGGGCTGGTCAAACCCTCGCTGCGCCGCCGCATCAAGGCCGGCCTCGCCGCCCGTACCACCGCCACGGCCCCCCTGGAACTCCAGGCGGGCCGCCCGGTCGAGACCCCCTGA
- a CDS encoding CU044_5270 family protein yields the protein MNADLSQPHPADREETEHLLPFTERELPAGRHQFHRERLMTQIHDDLRATGSATARPVRTGKPRNPFLRRAILLPVAACVLAGTIAAGVHVLADLGVTNDGSGSGVATGPVLTTRIGAADPAGATGLLDRISLAAADVSGPAVRGNQFIYIGTKTATSYVRTDHGKSTLVSEQLHMRHSWNSPDGRKGWLIEPGNTGPDGITLEGNTETGRKPTPYLNAPTYDYLAGLPTDPDVLLRKIYEETRGHGRGPDQEAFTTIGDLLGESYPPAGLAAALYKAAAKIPGVVTVDDAVDAAGRHGVAVARLDETSGQRTEWIFDKETLAFLGERTVQVEGSAGEQGLIKPGTVVFTRAVMTRAIVDRMKHTP from the coding sequence ATGAACGCCGACCTTTCCCAGCCCCACCCGGCCGACCGGGAGGAGACCGAGCACCTCCTGCCGTTCACGGAGCGGGAACTGCCCGCGGGCCGCCACCAGTTCCACAGGGAGCGCCTCATGACCCAGATCCACGACGACCTCCGCGCCACCGGCTCCGCCACCGCCCGGCCCGTCCGCACCGGGAAGCCCCGCAACCCGTTCCTGCGCCGCGCGATCCTCCTGCCCGTGGCGGCCTGCGTCCTGGCCGGCACGATCGCGGCCGGCGTCCACGTCCTCGCGGACCTGGGCGTCACGAACGACGGATCCGGCTCCGGGGTCGCCACGGGCCCGGTGCTGACCACCCGGATCGGCGCCGCCGACCCGGCCGGTGCGACGGGGCTCCTGGACCGCATCTCCCTGGCTGCCGCCGACGTCTCGGGCCCGGCGGTGCGCGGGAACCAGTTCATCTACATCGGCACGAAGACCGCCACCTCGTACGTGAGGACCGACCACGGCAAGAGCACCCTGGTCAGCGAACAACTGCACATGCGGCACAGCTGGAACTCCCCCGACGGACGCAAGGGCTGGCTGATAGAGCCCGGCAACACCGGTCCCGACGGCATCACCCTGGAGGGGAACACCGAGACGGGCCGGAAGCCGACGCCGTACCTCAACGCACCCACCTACGACTACCTCGCCGGGCTGCCCACCGACCCCGACGTGCTGCTGCGGAAGATCTACGAGGAGACCAGGGGCCACGGCAGGGGCCCCGACCAGGAGGCGTTCACCACGATCGGCGACCTGCTGGGCGAGAGCTACCCGCCGGCCGGCCTCGCTGCGGCGCTCTACAAGGCCGCGGCGAAGATCCCCGGTGTGGTCACGGTGGACGACGCGGTCGACGCCGCCGGCCGGCACGGGGTCGCGGTGGCCCGTCTGGACGAGACCTCCGGCCAGCGCACCGAATGGATCTTCGACAAGGAGACCCTCGCGTTCCTCGGCGAGCGCACCGTCCAGGTGGAGGGCAGCGCCGGCGAGCAGGGCCTGATCAAGCCCGGCACCGTCGTGTTCACCCGCGCCGTCATGACCCGCGCGATCGTCGACCGGATGAAGCACACACCGTAG
- a CDS encoding RNA polymerase sigma factor, giving the protein MRARVRSGDPDAFAELFDSYARAVYNHAFRMTGDWAVAEDVMSATFMEAWRLRATVDPEGGSLRPWLLGVATNLARNHCRGNRRYRAAAAAAAAAAASVPDHADEVAGRLDDRRRIAVTLAQLSALRRPEREVLLLCLWEGLEYADAAQALGIPVGTVRSRLSRARTKLRALADAELKKNRREPAGRPRQTYGDRTDAVRSAQEGI; this is encoded by the coding sequence ATGCGAGCCCGGGTACGGTCCGGGGATCCTGATGCCTTCGCGGAGCTGTTCGACAGCTACGCCCGCGCCGTCTACAACCATGCCTTCCGGATGACCGGGGACTGGGCCGTCGCGGAGGACGTCATGTCGGCGACCTTCATGGAGGCGTGGCGGCTGCGCGCCACAGTGGATCCCGAAGGCGGGTCACTGCGGCCGTGGCTGCTGGGCGTCGCCACCAACCTCGCCCGCAACCACTGCCGCGGCAACCGGCGTTACCGGGCCGCAGCAGCGGCCGCCGCGGCGGCCGCGGCATCCGTGCCCGACCACGCCGACGAGGTGGCCGGCCGGCTCGACGACCGGCGGCGCATCGCGGTCACGCTGGCGCAGCTGAGCGCGCTGCGGCGGCCCGAGCGCGAAGTCCTCCTCCTGTGCCTGTGGGAGGGCCTGGAGTACGCCGACGCCGCCCAGGCCCTCGGGATCCCGGTCGGGACCGTCCGCTCCCGGCTGTCCCGGGCCCGTACGAAGCTGCGCGCACTCGCCGACGCGGAACTGAAGAAGAACAGACGGGAACCCGCCGGTCGCCCGCGACAGACATATGGCGACCGCACGGACGCGGTCCGGTCCGCGCAGGAAGGAATCTGA
- a CDS encoding LysE/ArgO family amino acid transporter yields the protein MTHGIITAALAGFGTGLSLIVAIGAQNAFVLRQGARRHAVLAVVAICAVSDALLIALGVAGVGAFVTAWPAALTVVGLAGGGFLICYGVLAARRVLRPDPGAALSTEGATAGSGRRAVLTCLAMTWLNPHVYLDTVLLLGSLAADRGDLRWAFGIGAGLASLTWFGTLGYGARLLSGLLARPAAWRVLDGLVAATMVTMGGLLLARA from the coding sequence ATGACACACGGCATCATCACGGCGGCCCTCGCCGGCTTCGGCACCGGACTCTCCCTCATCGTCGCCATCGGCGCCCAGAACGCCTTCGTCCTGCGCCAGGGCGCGCGCCGCCACGCGGTCCTCGCCGTGGTCGCCATCTGCGCCGTGTCCGACGCGCTCCTGATCGCCCTCGGCGTGGCCGGCGTCGGCGCGTTCGTCACCGCCTGGCCCGCCGCCCTGACCGTGGTCGGGCTGGCCGGGGGCGGGTTCCTGATCTGCTACGGGGTCCTCGCGGCCCGCCGGGTGCTGCGGCCCGACCCGGGCGCCGCGCTCAGCACGGAGGGGGCCACCGCCGGGTCCGGCCGCCGGGCCGTACTGACCTGCCTGGCCATGACCTGGCTCAACCCGCACGTCTACCTGGATACCGTCCTGCTCCTCGGCTCCCTCGCCGCCGACCGGGGCGACCTGCGCTGGGCCTTCGGCATCGGGGCCGGTCTGGCCAGCCTGACCTGGTTCGGCACCCTGGGGTACGGAGCCCGGCTGCTCAGCGGCCTGCTGGCCCGCCCGGCCGCCTGGCGAGTGCTGGACGGCCTGGTCGCGGCGACGATGGTCACGATGGGCGGTCTGCTCCTGGCCCGCGCCTGA
- a CDS encoding roadblock/LC7 domain-containing protein gives MGGEVATKTGNRLSDLDWLLSGLVQRVPYTRSAVLLTADGLVTCVHGLDADSADHLAALASGLYSLGRSAGSRFAEGSEVRQVVVELDSALVFVSAAGAGTCLAVLADREADAGVLGYEMAMLVKSVRPYLAAPPRRPVADPER, from the coding sequence ATGGGCGGCGAAGTGGCGACGAAGACCGGCAACCGGCTCTCGGACCTCGACTGGCTGCTCAGCGGCCTGGTGCAGCGCGTGCCCTACACGCGCAGCGCCGTACTCCTCACCGCCGACGGCCTCGTCACCTGCGTGCACGGACTCGACGCGGACAGTGCCGACCACCTGGCGGCGCTGGCCTCCGGGCTGTACTCGCTCGGGCGGAGCGCCGGATCCCGCTTCGCGGAGGGCTCGGAGGTCCGCCAGGTCGTCGTCGAACTCGACTCCGCGCTCGTCTTCGTGTCGGCCGCCGGCGCCGGCACCTGCCTGGCGGTCCTCGCCGACCGCGAGGCCGACGCCGGAGTGCTCGGCTACGAGATGGCGATGCTGGTCAAGAGCGTACGTCCGTACCTGGCGGCCCCGCCGCGTCGGCCCGTCGCCGACCCGGAGCGATGA
- a CDS encoding transketolase yields the protein MTQATADTGFRYEDLGRLIGLMTGAEKHGPAATSTLDVLWVLYDRVLRVTPRTAEDTGRDRFLLSKGHGPMAYYAVLAAKGFFPVEWLPGFGSYDSPLGHHPDRTLVPGVEIGSGSLGHGLPLAVGSALGLRAQGLDDPAVWVLIGDAELDEGSNHEALAYAGSAGLERLHTVVIDNDSATHGWPGGIAARFEAADWSAATVDGRDHAALHAAFTEPHPGRPHVVVARVEKKF from the coding sequence ATGACGCAGGCAACCGCGGACACGGGTTTCCGCTACGAGGATCTGGGCCGGCTGATCGGCCTCATGACCGGGGCCGAGAAGCACGGCCCCGCCGCCACCTCCACCCTCGACGTGCTGTGGGTGCTCTACGACCGGGTGCTGCGGGTGACGCCCCGGACCGCCGAGGACACCGGGCGGGACCGGTTCCTGCTGTCCAAGGGTCACGGGCCGATGGCGTACTACGCCGTCCTCGCCGCCAAGGGGTTCTTCCCCGTCGAGTGGCTGCCCGGCTTCGGCTCCTACGACTCCCCCCTCGGGCACCACCCGGACCGCACCCTCGTTCCCGGTGTGGAGATCGGCAGCGGGTCCCTCGGGCACGGACTGCCGCTCGCCGTGGGCAGCGCGCTCGGGCTGCGCGCCCAGGGACTGGACGACCCGGCGGTGTGGGTGCTGATCGGGGATGCCGAGCTGGACGAGGGCAGCAACCACGAGGCGCTCGCCTACGCGGGCTCCGCCGGGCTGGAGCGGCTGCACACGGTGGTGATCGACAACGACTCCGCGACGCACGGCTGGCCCGGGGGGATCGCGGCCCGCTTCGAGGCGGCCGACTGGTCCGCGGCCACCGTGGACGGGCGGGACCACGCCGCGCTGCACGCCGCGTTCACAGAGCCGCATCCCGGTCGGCCGCACGTCGTGGTCGCCCGTGTCGAGAAGAAGTTCTGA
- a CDS encoding GAF domain-containing protein gives MTYYESTGHLLLTPVDREAPARVVRLRELGLGERVDAELDAFARRVADALAVPYAGVNFIGEERQFFAGLHHVAEAPASGYPARVLARDHGYCPHVVVRRRALVLEDVRDFARFAGNAVVDESGVRSYAGAPLTDRRGIVLGTVCAVDVVPRRWGTEGLATVKALAAELVELVHAREDRRRTA, from the coding sequence ATGACGTACTACGAATCGACCGGACACCTGCTGCTCACGCCCGTGGACCGGGAGGCGCCCGCGCGCGTCGTCCGGCTGCGCGAACTGGGCCTGGGCGAACGGGTGGACGCCGAACTGGACGCCTTCGCGCGGCGCGTCGCGGACGCGCTCGCCGTGCCGTACGCGGGGGTCAACTTCATCGGTGAGGAACGGCAGTTCTTCGCCGGGCTGCACCACGTGGCCGAGGCGCCGGCGAGCGGCTACCCGGCGCGGGTGCTGGCCCGCGACCACGGCTACTGCCCGCACGTGGTGGTGCGGCGGCGGGCGCTGGTGCTGGAGGACGTACGGGACTTCGCGCGCTTCGCCGGGAACGCGGTGGTCGACGAGAGCGGGGTGCGCTCGTACGCGGGCGCGCCGCTGACGGACCGGCGCGGGATCGTCCTGGGGACGGTGTGCGCGGTGGACGTGGTGCCGCGCCGGTGGGGGACGGAGGGGCTCGCCACCGTGAAGGCGCTGGCCGCGGAGCTGGTGGAGCTGGTGCACGCCCGGGAGGACCGGCGGCGGACCGCGTGA
- a CDS encoding ATP-binding protein, which produces MSGLRAARHAPSRHAATGPGRQIRPQLVRAAVLPTLAAGLSGTAAVIFTLQLGGGAGERDARLWPVLTGCALLVLGALAAALLGAQRAAKAVRDRCESLRRSSVRGRQELRTAADRLERGETPPRPVRGGPTGPPLGADPAGVDEFWLLAQELRGAREQAHTTLVRLAGPAAPSDSERKVEVFVNLARRLQSLVHREISLLDGLEDTVEDPDLLKELFHVDHLATRIRRHAENLAVLGGAASRRQWTRPIDLSEVLRSSVAEVEQYTRVKVVPPAGGSVRGHAVADVVHLLAELVENATVFSAPDTDVVLRAERVTAGIAVEVEDRGLGMPGEEQHRMNALLGDPDQISVRHLLADGRIGLFVVSALARRHGIAVELKSNIYGGVLAVLVLPQELLGAEAPSAADAAGGSRATSWGTGESAAVPPLEPVRVAPPRPAPEPLPGRGAQSGAEAWGAAAPGAGGANGPMPVPAAAAEAGSGREPGAGTRSGSVPEPGAGARSGSVPEPGAGVPSGSGSGPEPLRGAVAGARLPHASTAAATPPVGRPPHASSAPATSVAGPAAGPAAGPETGSGQRPGTAPGPTPGAVADPRLGRAAAAASAHTSTAEPEPGVGMQLGDVPARASSAPAAAGTAPVPLPVRRARGAVAEAAAMPLPAPRAGDGAPAPAAAAPWGEPGPGTVAAGGNGEARTAAAERPPLPRRRAQEHLAPQLRDAPAPRRAADSDQRVHDPGLMAAFQRGFGLAQSENQV; this is translated from the coding sequence ATGTCCGGACTCCGCGCCGCCCGCCACGCCCCGTCGAGACACGCCGCCACCGGTCCGGGCCGGCAGATACGGCCTCAGCTGGTCCGCGCTGCCGTGCTGCCCACGCTCGCCGCCGGGCTCAGCGGCACCGCAGCGGTCATCTTCACGCTCCAGCTCGGCGGGGGAGCCGGCGAGCGGGACGCCCGGCTCTGGCCGGTGCTCACCGGCTGCGCCCTCCTCGTCCTGGGAGCCCTGGCCGCCGCCCTGCTCGGGGCCCAGCGCGCGGCCAAGGCCGTCCGGGACCGGTGTGAGTCGCTGCGCCGCTCCAGCGTGCGCGGCCGCCAGGAGCTGCGGACGGCAGCCGACCGGCTGGAGCGGGGCGAGACCCCGCCCCGCCCCGTGCGTGGCGGGCCGACCGGACCACCGCTCGGCGCCGACCCGGCCGGCGTGGACGAGTTCTGGCTGCTCGCCCAGGAGCTGCGCGGCGCCCGCGAACAGGCCCACACGACCCTCGTACGGCTGGCCGGCCCGGCCGCGCCGTCCGACAGCGAGCGCAAGGTCGAGGTCTTCGTCAACCTCGCGCGTCGGCTGCAGTCCCTCGTCCACCGCGAGATCTCGCTGCTGGACGGCCTGGAGGACACGGTCGAGGATCCCGACCTGCTCAAGGAGCTCTTCCACGTCGACCACCTCGCCACCCGCATCCGCCGCCACGCCGAGAACCTCGCCGTGCTCGGCGGCGCCGCGTCCCGCCGCCAGTGGACCCGGCCCATCGACCTGAGCGAGGTGCTGCGCTCCTCCGTGGCGGAGGTCGAGCAGTACACCCGCGTCAAGGTCGTGCCCCCGGCGGGCGGCAGCGTACGCGGCCACGCCGTGGCGGACGTGGTGCACCTGCTGGCCGAACTGGTGGAGAACGCCACGGTGTTCTCCGCGCCGGACACCGATGTGGTGCTGCGCGCCGAACGGGTCACTGCCGGGATCGCGGTCGAGGTGGAGGACCGCGGGCTGGGCATGCCGGGCGAGGAACAGCACCGGATGAACGCCCTGCTCGGCGACCCCGACCAGATCAGCGTCCGGCACCTTCTCGCCGACGGGCGGATCGGCCTGTTCGTGGTCTCCGCGCTGGCCCGTCGGCACGGGATCGCCGTCGAGCTCAAGTCCAACATCTACGGCGGCGTGCTCGCCGTGCTGGTGCTGCCGCAGGAGCTGCTGGGCGCGGAGGCGCCGAGCGCCGCAGACGCGGCGGGCGGCTCCCGGGCCACCTCGTGGGGGACCGGGGAGTCGGCGGCGGTGCCGCCGCTGGAGCCGGTACGGGTGGCCCCGCCACGCCCGGCCCCGGAGCCCCTGCCGGGGCGCGGTGCGCAGAGCGGGGCCGAGGCCTGGGGCGCGGCCGCGCCGGGAGCCGGCGGTGCGAACGGGCCGATGCCTGTTCCGGCAGCCGCGGCGGAGGCCGGTTCCGGGCGGGAGCCCGGCGCCGGGACGCGGTCCGGGTCTGTGCCGGAGCCCGGGGCCGGGGCGCGGTCCGGGTCCGTGCCGGAGCCCGGGGCCGGGGTGCCGTCCGGGTCCGGGTCCGGGCCAGAGCCGCTGCGCGGGGCCGTGGCCGGGGCCCGGCTCCCGCACGCGTCCACGGCTGCGGCAACGCCGCCCGTGGGCCGGCCCCCACACGCATCCTCTGCCCCGGCCACGTCCGTGGCAGGGCCTGCGGCCGGGCCTGCGGCCGGGCCGGAGACCGGGTCCGGGCAGCGGCCGGGGACTGCCCCCGGGCCCACGCCCGGGGCCGTGGCGGACCCGCGGCTCGGGCGCGCGGCCGCAGCCGCGTCGGCGCACACGTCCACGGCGGAGCCGGAGCCTGGGGTCGGGATGCAGCTCGGGGACGTGCCCGCGCGGGCGTCCTCGGCTCCGGCCGCAGCGGGGACCGCGCCCGTGCCGCTGCCCGTGCGCCGGGCCAGGGGCGCCGTCGCAGAAGCGGCGGCGATGCCGCTGCCCGCGCCCCGGGCCGGGGACGGAGCCCCGGCTCCGGCGGCGGCCGCGCCGTGGGGTGAGCCCGGGCCCGGGACCGTCGCCGCGGGCGGGAACGGAGAGGCCCGGACCGCGGCGGCCGAGCGGCCACCGCTGCCCCGGCGGCGGGCCCAGGAACACCTCGCCCCCCAGCTGCGCGACGCGCCCGCCCCGCGGCGGGCCGCCGACAGCGATCAGCGCGTACACGACCCCGGCCTGATGGCCGCCTTCCAACGGGGCTTCGGCCTCGCCCAGTCGGAGAACCAGGTATGA
- a CDS encoding DUF742 domain-containing protein — protein sequence MRPYTASGGRTRPGVALDLLSLMTATGVRPRVPLGAEHILALRLCAGAVAVTVAEVAGQLRLPAVVVKVLLSDLMEHGAVVAQAPRFPGGRSFAADDQSLLRAVLDGLHKRL from the coding sequence ATGCGCCCGTACACCGCCAGCGGCGGGCGGACCCGGCCCGGAGTCGCGCTCGACCTGCTGTCGCTGATGACCGCGACCGGGGTACGGCCGCGCGTGCCGCTGGGGGCGGAGCACATCCTCGCCCTGCGGCTGTGCGCGGGCGCCGTGGCGGTCACGGTCGCCGAGGTCGCCGGGCAACTGCGGCTGCCCGCCGTGGTGGTGAAGGTGCTGCTGTCCGATCTGATGGAACACGGGGCCGTCGTGGCGCAGGCGCCCCGGTTCCCGGGCGGCCGCTCGTTCGCCGCCGATGACCAGTCCCTGCTGCGGGCGGTGCTCGATGGTCTCCACAAACGGCTGTGA